Proteins encoded within one genomic window of Brassica rapa cultivar Chiifu-401-42 chromosome A09, CAAS_Brap_v3.01, whole genome shotgun sequence:
- the LOC103843711 gene encoding beta-carotene isomerase D27, chloroplastic has translation MMNTKLSLSQTKIIGFTIRLNDTRTRYGRSSISATLSSKPAYSGELKVVKETSGTELLKKKNASNEDNFLSKIAINYLSKTLQDTAGMSSSSSKSTGYDSLVDTATRVAGNLDIKQQHELVLVALDRAFPAVILSLIKMLLPPSKLSREMFALFTTVFFAWLVGPSEVRETEVNGKKEKSMVFIKKCRFLEQTNCVGMCTHLCKIPSQIFIKNSLGMPIYMMPDFDDLSCKMMFGQEPPEIKDDPVMKQPCFQFCKSNRSYGVKH, from the exons ATGATGAACACTAAGTTATCACTTTCTCAGACCAAGATCATTGGTTTCACAATCCGGCTCAACGATACACGCACTCGCTATGGACGTTCAAGCATTTCCGCAACTCTCAGCTCAAAGCCAGCCTACTCTGGAGAACTCAAGGTTGTAAAAGAGACATCAGGAACGGAACTATTGAAAAAGAAGAATGCAAGCAATGAAGACAACTTCTTGTCGAAAATTGCCATTAATTATCTATCAAAGACTCTTCAAGACACTGCAG GGATGAGTAGTAGTAGCAGCAAGAGTACTGGTTATGATAGCTTAGTGGACACGGCAACTAGGGTTGCGGGTAACTTAGACATCAAGCAACAGCATGAGCTTGTTCTTGTTGCTTTGGACAGAGCATTTCCAGCAGTGATACTCTccttg ATCAAAATGCTTTTACCACCTTCGAAACTATCGAGAGAGATGTTCGCGCTATTCACCACAGTGTTTTTCGCGTGGCTTGTTGGACCTTCAGAG GTGAGGGAGACTGAGGTTAatggaaagaaagagaagagcATGGTGTTCATAAAGAAGTGCAG GTTTCTTGAGCAGACTAATTGTGTTGGTATGTGCACTCACCTTTGTAAAATCCCATCACAAATCTTCATAAAAAACTCACTTGGAATGCCTATCTACATGATGCCTG ATTTTGATGATCTTAGCTGTAAGATGATGTTTGGTCAGGAGCCTCCAGAGATCAAAGATGATCCTGTAATGAAACAGCCATGCTTTCAATTCT GCAAATCAAACAGAAGCTATGGTGTGAAGCACTAG